From a single Vibrio chagasii genomic region:
- a CDS encoding SgrR family transcriptional regulator — MGNLKRKLELYEKIFQAFGPGVSRCQVNQIATLLHVSERHVQTLLKAMTAQGWIEWQASSGRNKKAQLTCLIEPMEACYQYAQSQADSGNIEQVFSTLSFNGRNAGTELQAFLNSTNQSAQSVAYIPFHRELEALHPQRVLRRTERFLVMQICQRLTSVQQGKLCGDLAYHWQPNEDATIWRFQIRNGVQFHNGRTLEAQDIAHCLTLLSSNKLWHRCYQHIAEVSESSGNIITIKLSKTDWHLPRLLARAEASIFEPNSVERLVGSGPFSLAIFSNKMLRLNRNDAYSSQVPILNRVELWVYPEWAESKACAQNQVCVKMPEKTLKVGEYSSAHARAHGSTFFQIQNPELSSPNRIFTVEDTSECQAFFKQSSVPGETKLTVEYGDFSTIRDVALCSIIDENHSFSSWLGFFTRFPFEDLSLPVEMLANIEQALISIQCEPDFEQAAKTLLKLKCWLYKTEVLVELKQEAFNLEVSEKIHGARVNGFGWCDLDKLWISHI; from the coding sequence TTGGGCAACCTAAAGCGCAAGCTTGAACTGTACGAAAAGATATTTCAGGCTTTTGGGCCTGGAGTATCACGCTGCCAAGTCAATCAAATCGCAACGCTTCTACATGTGAGTGAGCGTCATGTTCAAACTCTACTCAAAGCAATGACAGCACAAGGCTGGATTGAGTGGCAAGCCAGTTCAGGACGCAATAAAAAGGCACAACTCACGTGTCTGATTGAACCGATGGAAGCGTGCTACCAATACGCACAAAGCCAAGCAGACTCCGGCAATATCGAGCAGGTCTTCAGCACCTTAAGCTTTAATGGACGCAATGCTGGTACAGAGCTGCAAGCCTTTCTAAACAGCACGAATCAATCGGCGCAGAGCGTCGCGTACATCCCCTTCCACCGTGAATTAGAAGCGCTTCACCCTCAGCGTGTACTGAGACGCACCGAGCGTTTCTTAGTGATGCAGATTTGCCAGCGTCTCACCTCTGTACAACAAGGCAAATTATGTGGCGACTTGGCTTATCATTGGCAACCCAATGAAGATGCAACGATCTGGCGTTTCCAAATTCGCAATGGTGTTCAATTCCACAACGGCCGAACACTGGAAGCTCAAGACATTGCACACTGTCTGACTTTGCTCTCTTCAAACAAGTTATGGCATCGCTGCTATCAACATATTGCTGAAGTCTCTGAGTCTTCAGGCAACATCATCACAATAAAACTCAGTAAGACGGATTGGCATCTACCCCGCTTGCTTGCTAGAGCCGAAGCATCGATTTTTGAACCTAATTCTGTCGAGAGGTTGGTCGGTTCTGGCCCATTCTCATTAGCGATCTTCTCAAACAAGATGCTCAGACTGAACCGCAATGATGCGTATTCAAGTCAGGTTCCGATCCTAAATCGAGTCGAATTATGGGTTTACCCAGAGTGGGCAGAGAGTAAAGCGTGTGCTCAAAATCAGGTGTGCGTAAAAATGCCTGAGAAGACACTCAAAGTTGGCGAATACAGCAGTGCACATGCGCGAGCTCACGGCTCTACTTTTTTCCAAATTCAAAATCCAGAGTTGTCTTCTCCCAACCGAATATTCACCGTTGAAGACACCTCGGAATGCCAAGCCTTTTTCAAGCAATCTTCAGTGCCTGGTGAGACTAAACTCACCGTAGAGTATGGCGATTTTTCAACGATAAGAGACGTTGCTTTATGCAGCATTATCGATGAAAACCACTCATTCTCTTCTTGGTTAGGCTTCTTCACCCGCTTCCCTTTCGAAGATCTGTCACTACCCGTTGAGATGCTCGCAAACATCGAGCAGGCTTTAATCTCAATTCAATGCGAACCAGACTTTGAGCAAGCCGCCAAAACGCTCTTGAAACTCAAATGCTGGCTATACAAGACTGAAGTATTGGTTGAGCTTAAGCAAGAGGCATTCAATCTTGAGGTATCTGAAAAAATACACGGAGCACGAGTAAATGGATTCGGTTGGTGTGACCTCGATAAGTTGTGGATTAGCCATATTTGA
- a CDS encoding DUF1090 domain-containing protein, translating into MNRHLKGSILLLSAFSFGSMASTTCNSLTGCEKKFCEIEHQIEQAKQYDNQYKVERLTTALKAAKENCSNEGLKDDLREKIESNEEDLADYQTDLEKAKQDNRSDKIKKYQRKIEKEQRKINDLKQELSEIP; encoded by the coding sequence ATGAATCGACACCTAAAAGGCTCAATACTGCTCCTCAGTGCATTTTCTTTTGGCAGTATGGCAAGCACGACCTGCAACTCACTGACTGGCTGTGAGAAAAAGTTCTGTGAGATCGAGCATCAAATCGAACAAGCCAAGCAATACGATAATCAATACAAAGTCGAGCGACTCACAACGGCATTGAAAGCGGCAAAAGAAAACTGTAGCAACGAAGGTTTGAAAGACGACCTTCGTGAAAAAATCGAATCCAATGAGGAAGATTTGGCTGACTACCAAACCGACTTAGAAAAAGCCAAACAAGACAACAGATCGGACAAAATTAAAAAGTATCAGCGCAAGATAGAAAAAGAGCAGCGTAAAATTAACGACTTAAAGCAAGAACTGTCTGAAATCCCTTAA
- a CDS encoding homocysteine S-methyltransferase family protein — protein MKTLTILDGGMGRELKEIGAPFSQPLWSAQALIEAPDFVSQAHQNFVDAGAEIIITNSYACVPFHLGEELFAQRGFELAALSGELAKAVADQAPQAVKVAGSIPPPFGSYRPDLFKVEEAASIIQTLYDAQEPNIDLWLVETLCSVQEFESIHGVLKQSTKPCYYAFSLEDTKGDSASIRSGESVKEAVKLVCQSNATGIMFNCSIPEVMDQAIIDTKQVMDELGQDLEIGVYANNFAPISSEHEANDMLQEMRELDGQGYLTYTKRWHALGANIIGGCCGIGPKHIKALADWKLGVIEEK, from the coding sequence ATGAAAACACTCACCATACTTGATGGCGGCATGGGCCGAGAACTCAAAGAGATTGGCGCACCGTTCTCACAGCCTCTTTGGAGCGCTCAAGCTCTGATTGAAGCCCCAGATTTTGTTAGCCAAGCGCACCAAAACTTTGTCGATGCAGGCGCTGAAATCATAATTACCAACAGCTATGCGTGTGTGCCTTTTCATTTGGGTGAAGAACTGTTTGCACAAAGAGGATTTGAGCTAGCTGCGCTGTCTGGCGAATTAGCTAAAGCAGTTGCTGACCAAGCACCTCAAGCGGTCAAAGTGGCAGGCTCTATTCCACCACCATTTGGTAGCTACCGACCTGACTTATTCAAAGTCGAAGAAGCGGCATCAATCATTCAAACCCTCTACGATGCACAAGAACCAAATATCGATCTGTGGTTGGTAGAAACCCTATGCAGCGTACAAGAGTTTGAATCCATTCATGGGGTACTCAAGCAATCAACGAAACCGTGCTATTACGCCTTTAGCTTAGAAGATACCAAAGGCGACTCTGCATCTATTCGTTCTGGTGAGAGCGTAAAAGAAGCCGTCAAACTGGTTTGTCAGTCTAACGCGACAGGCATCATGTTTAACTGTTCAATACCGGAAGTGATGGATCAAGCGATTATCGATACCAAACAGGTAATGGATGAGTTAGGCCAAGATCTAGAAATCGGTGTCTATGCAAATAACTTTGCGCCGATCAGCAGCGAACATGAAGCGAATGACATGCTTCAAGAAATGCGCGAGTTAGATGGCCAAGGTTACTTAACCTATACAAAACGCTGGCATGCCCTCGGCGCTAATATTATTGGTGGGTGTTGCGGCATAGGACCAAAACATATTAAAGCCCTAGCGGATTGGAAACTTGGGGTCATTGAAGAAAAGTAG
- a CDS encoding multidrug effflux MFS transporter: MKTKPSLWQMVLLLMFPQIAETIYSPTLDSISKSFDVSYTQAAQTLSIYFSAFALGVVVWGVLADKWGRRPTMLLGLGLFACSALIALQTNSFTWLMVARAMGAFGLAVGSVVTQTMLRDAFSGPELAKVFGYMGMGLSISPIIGLLLGGQLSEAGGHQYVFMALFIMVLALLVHSLWSLPETQQSKQPLQLKSLGMRMVKDSDIWMSALLVASFNIALFSYYQLGSFTFLQLGFSVEQFGYSGVVLGFGTLFGSLVNKALLKRQFSSPSLIGIAAALQTLGAVGVYFSQGTIWFLLPMMLVVMAFGIAIPNVLSRALVRYQSQAGSAGALFGLMYYTLIGSGLGLAGMIQDLGVVLVLCGALSVLVTIRSRL, translated from the coding sequence ATGAAAACGAAACCTTCTTTGTGGCAAATGGTATTGCTGTTGATGTTCCCGCAAATAGCAGAAACCATTTATAGCCCAACTCTGGATTCAATATCGAAATCCTTTGATGTTAGTTACACACAAGCGGCACAAACTCTCTCGATCTACTTCTCTGCATTTGCATTAGGCGTGGTGGTATGGGGTGTACTCGCTGATAAATGGGGACGCCGACCAACCATGTTATTGGGGCTGGGGTTATTTGCTTGCTCTGCACTTATCGCACTGCAAACCAATAGTTTCACTTGGTTAATGGTCGCTCGAGCGATGGGCGCTTTTGGACTTGCGGTTGGCTCCGTTGTGACCCAAACCATGTTGCGAGATGCCTTTAGCGGACCTGAATTGGCAAAAGTGTTTGGTTACATGGGCATGGGGCTATCAATTAGCCCAATTATTGGACTGTTGCTTGGTGGTCAATTGAGCGAAGCTGGCGGACACCAATATGTGTTTATGGCTCTATTTATCATGGTGTTAGCGCTATTAGTTCATAGCTTATGGTCTCTGCCAGAAACGCAACAATCTAAACAGCCGCTGCAATTAAAATCGCTTGGAATGCGTATGGTAAAAGATAGCGATATATGGATGTCTGCGTTGCTCGTTGCCTCGTTTAATATTGCGCTATTTTCGTATTACCAACTGGGGTCATTTACGTTCTTACAACTTGGCTTCAGTGTAGAGCAGTTTGGTTATAGTGGTGTCGTACTTGGCTTCGGAACTTTATTCGGCAGCTTAGTGAACAAGGCACTATTGAAGAGACAATTTTCTTCTCCATCTTTGATCGGTATAGCGGCTGCTCTTCAAACGCTAGGTGCGGTTGGTGTGTATTTTTCACAAGGGACGATCTGGTTCTTACTACCAATGATGCTGGTGGTGATGGCGTTTGGAATCGCGATTCCTAATGTACTGAGCCGAGCTTTGGTACGTTACCAATCTCAAGCAGGAAGTGCAGGTGCATTGTTTGGTTTGATGTATTACACCCTGATTGGTTCTGGCCTTGGTTTAGCAGGAATGATTCAAGATTTAGGTGTGGTACTGGTACTTTGTGGCGCGCTGTCTGTATTAGTGACGATTCGCAGCCGACTCTAG
- a CDS encoding alcohol dehydrogenase family protein yields MKFEIPKMMKGVEMLGHGGAEMLGYREDIAVPQIEPNEVLIKVMAAGVNNTDINTRIGWYSKSDDSNDASWSGEALKYPRIQGADVCGFIVAVGEEVSSDRIGERVLIEPCLTEVYGRDLRQPWYFGSECDGGFAEYTKVAAKHAYAVDSSMSDVELASFPCSYSTAENMLTRANVTEGDRVLISGASGGVGSAAIQLAKARGAHVIAITSPSKNQQLLELGADEVIARDADLVETLGESSVNVVIDLVAGDKWPEFLDVLKPHGRYAVSGAIGGAMVQLDVRTLYLKDLSFFGCTVLEPQVFQNLVNRIEKQQIKPIVAQSFPLADIHTAQDEFLKKKHVGKIVLEVAER; encoded by the coding sequence ATGAAATTCGAAATACCGAAAATGATGAAAGGCGTAGAGATGTTGGGTCATGGCGGAGCGGAAATGCTTGGCTACCGCGAAGATATCGCTGTCCCTCAAATCGAACCTAATGAAGTGCTGATCAAAGTGATGGCGGCAGGCGTTAACAATACGGATATCAACACACGAATCGGTTGGTACTCAAAAAGCGATGATTCAAACGATGCCAGTTGGTCGGGTGAAGCGCTAAAGTATCCTCGTATCCAAGGTGCTGATGTGTGCGGTTTCATCGTAGCAGTCGGAGAGGAAGTCTCTTCAGATCGTATTGGTGAGCGTGTTCTTATCGAACCTTGTTTAACGGAAGTGTATGGACGAGATCTGCGACAACCATGGTATTTCGGTTCTGAGTGTGATGGCGGTTTTGCTGAATACACTAAAGTCGCAGCAAAGCACGCTTATGCGGTGGACAGTAGTATGTCGGATGTTGAGCTGGCGTCTTTTCCATGTTCTTACTCGACAGCAGAAAACATGCTGACTCGAGCTAATGTAACTGAAGGCGATCGCGTGTTGATCTCTGGTGCATCAGGCGGTGTCGGCTCTGCGGCGATTCAATTGGCAAAAGCTCGTGGCGCACATGTGATTGCGATTACTAGCCCAAGTAAAAACCAGCAGTTGCTAGAGCTAGGTGCCGATGAGGTCATTGCTCGTGATGCTGATTTAGTCGAAACGTTGGGCGAAAGCAGCGTTAACGTTGTGATTGATTTAGTGGCGGGTGACAAATGGCCAGAGTTTCTTGACGTCTTAAAGCCGCATGGTCGTTATGCCGTGTCTGGTGCAATTGGTGGTGCGATGGTTCAGCTTGATGTTCGTACTCTGTATCTAAAAGATTTGAGCTTTTTTGGTTGCACGGTGTTGGAGCCGCAAGTGTTCCAAAACTTGGTTAACCGCATTGAAAAACAGCAGATTAAGCCGATTGTTGCGCAGTCTTTCCCGCTTGCCGATATCCATACAGCACAAGATGAATTTTTGAAGAAAAAGCACGTTGGTAAGATCGTATTGGAAGTCGCCGAGCGCTAG
- a CDS encoding Gfo/Idh/MocA family oxidoreductase: MSDTQRKIKWGIAGLGNIANRFATALTEHCSFGELYAVSARDQSRAALFANKFDCNKAYGSYEAMAQDPDVEAVYIATVHPYHKPLAKLFLSHNKHVLVEKPAFTNLGDWLEMKALASQHGVMLLEAMKTVVFPAYRELTTFLTSNQIKLDSIEASFGNEHDYNPNLFIFNPDLAGGATLDVGVYGLWFFYDLCRALSITPPLPQVEMSSLYEGSNVDTDSCFQFSGEINATISASTVRNLPRAARLTGPDITITIKEKWWNPAHITVEYKQETFTIEHPVQGNGFEYQIEHFSQLVLEGKLESDILSSKISAQVLETMEKALADAGYQHLTQPNI; encoded by the coding sequence ATGAGTGACACGCAACGTAAAATTAAATGGGGTATCGCAGGGCTCGGCAATATCGCGAATAGATTCGCAACAGCGCTAACAGAGCACTGCTCATTTGGCGAACTCTACGCGGTGTCAGCACGCGACCAATCAAGAGCGGCTCTTTTTGCTAATAAGTTTGATTGCAATAAAGCTTATGGTTCTTATGAAGCCATGGCTCAAGATCCTGATGTTGAAGCGGTATACATTGCCACGGTCCACCCTTATCACAAACCTCTAGCCAAACTATTTCTGAGCCACAACAAGCACGTATTGGTAGAAAAACCAGCCTTTACCAACCTTGGTGATTGGTTAGAAATGAAAGCCCTAGCTAGCCAACATGGTGTGATGTTGCTAGAGGCAATGAAGACCGTCGTATTCCCAGCTTATCGCGAGCTTACAACATTTTTAACCAGTAACCAGATTAAGCTTGATTCGATAGAAGCCAGCTTTGGTAATGAACACGACTACAACCCTAACCTGTTTATCTTCAACCCGGATTTAGCCGGCGGGGCAACACTTGATGTTGGCGTGTATGGTCTGTGGTTCTTCTACGATTTATGTCGCGCTCTTAGTATTACGCCTCCTCTACCTCAAGTCGAAATGTCGAGCCTCTATGAAGGTTCGAATGTAGATACCGATTCGTGCTTCCAGTTCTCTGGAGAGATCAACGCGACCATATCGGCTTCAACGGTACGTAATCTGCCACGCGCAGCGCGATTAACGGGCCCAGATATCACCATTACGATTAAAGAGAAGTGGTGGAACCCAGCCCATATAACGGTGGAGTACAAACAAGAAACCTTCACCATCGAGCACCCCGTTCAAGGTAATGGGTTCGAGTATCAAATCGAGCACTTCTCGCAACTTGTATTAGAGGGAAAACTTGAGTCTGATATCCTAAGCTCAAAGATAAGTGCACAGGTTCTTGAAACCATGGAAAAAGCGCTCGCTGATGCAGGCTACCAACACTTAACTCAACCTAACATTTAG
- a CDS encoding HDOD domain-containing protein, which translates to MFKRVLQALFSPFASKQGKQFTSSQSASQKVVSDQDSSLEQTTVKPSIFVPPSSNQPSSLIVDKAMSLHDGEFLDYLFGESRLRTESDPFSDFVACQVERLIRSPKALLNELPVMPASVTTLMGELQSDEFDVDALLKVIEREPSMAADVIKLANSAYYKRSEKQVTDLKTAFLNMGSQGLVEGVVNSYMKNFTPGNNIYWRHFGEKIWNHSIQTASFSKELMKESPSQEDQASAYFIGLIRNLGKMIIFQMMVEAFKHVDPSVPPNSLALKRLINSYSIRLTYTIAKFWELPEPVLTAIGYQESSRYACTPLGQAVFEANSLSELTYLLDAQAIDIEQFKSRCKERLTSPAAYKVANRIYKESVVALAG; encoded by the coding sequence ATGTTTAAAAGGGTATTACAGGCACTATTTTCCCCTTTCGCTTCCAAGCAAGGTAAGCAATTCACTTCCTCACAAAGTGCCTCTCAAAAAGTCGTTTCTGATCAAGACAGCTCTCTGGAGCAAACGACTGTTAAGCCTTCAATCTTTGTTCCGCCTTCGTCAAATCAACCATCATCATTAATCGTCGATAAAGCGATGAGCCTTCACGATGGAGAATTTCTTGATTATCTGTTTGGAGAGTCACGTCTACGAACGGAATCTGATCCATTTAGCGACTTTGTTGCCTGCCAAGTTGAACGTTTAATTCGTTCTCCTAAAGCGCTTCTCAATGAATTGCCTGTGATGCCTGCTTCTGTTACGACATTAATGGGTGAACTACAGAGTGATGAGTTTGATGTCGATGCTCTGCTTAAGGTGATTGAGCGAGAGCCGAGCATGGCAGCGGATGTGATTAAATTAGCGAACAGCGCATACTACAAACGCAGTGAAAAACAGGTAACCGATCTAAAAACCGCATTCTTAAATATGGGTTCGCAAGGTTTGGTAGAGGGTGTAGTGAATTCGTACATGAAGAATTTTACCCCGGGCAACAATATCTATTGGCGCCATTTCGGTGAGAAAATTTGGAACCACAGCATCCAAACAGCTTCTTTTTCAAAGGAGTTAATGAAAGAGTCGCCATCTCAAGAAGATCAGGCTAGCGCCTATTTTATTGGGCTGATCCGTAACTTAGGTAAGATGATCATTTTCCAAATGATGGTGGAGGCTTTCAAGCATGTTGACCCTTCTGTCCCGCCTAACTCATTGGCGTTGAAGCGTTTGATCAACAGTTACTCTATTCGCCTCACCTATACCATTGCTAAGTTCTGGGAGTTACCGGAACCGGTACTGACAGCTATTGGCTATCAAGAGTCGAGCCGCTACGCATGCACACCGCTTGGCCAAGCTGTGTTTGAGGCTAACTCTTTGAGTGAGTTGACGTATTTATTGGATGCTCAGGCGATCGATATCGAGCAATTTAAGAGCCGATGTAAGGAGAGACTGACGTCGCCCGCAGCCTACAAGGTGGCTAATCGCATCTATAAAGAATCTGTGGTCGCGTTGGCTGGATAA
- a CDS encoding helix-turn-helix transcriptional regulator: MALISETSNFDADGLPAPVIGVAADIGQHDSGIHYHKKGQLLYAPQGCITLTLEDALCILPPTKAVWIPPYTKHRAQMTNVVAYRSLYFDSHIYTCPEDIEIIEVNELLKALINKMSFWEWDIASEQTTNTANLFWEEFYCANKHSFILPLPTDRRFKRFCEQVRSDSFLAPGLSTLADSVGASTKTITRLFKAETGMTYQDWRQQWRLFKAIELLSENRQVGDVAELLEFSSNSAFITFFKQQTGQTPLAFTKLRA; this comes from the coding sequence ATGGCATTAATTAGCGAAACGAGTAACTTTGATGCAGACGGATTACCCGCCCCCGTAATCGGTGTTGCTGCAGATATAGGCCAGCACGATTCAGGTATCCACTACCACAAGAAAGGACAGCTGCTGTATGCTCCACAAGGCTGTATCACCTTGACCTTAGAAGACGCTCTTTGCATTTTACCGCCGACCAAAGCGGTATGGATCCCGCCTTATACCAAACATAGAGCGCAGATGACTAACGTAGTAGCCTATCGTTCGCTCTACTTCGACAGTCATATTTACACATGCCCTGAAGACATAGAAATCATCGAAGTAAATGAACTACTAAAGGCGCTAATCAACAAAATGTCGTTTTGGGAATGGGACATTGCATCGGAGCAAACCACCAATACTGCCAACCTATTTTGGGAGGAATTCTACTGTGCGAATAAGCATTCATTTATCTTGCCACTCCCTACAGATCGCAGATTCAAACGCTTTTGTGAACAAGTGAGAAGCGATTCATTCTTAGCTCCTGGTTTATCGACATTAGCGGATTCAGTTGGGGCAAGCACCAAAACCATCACTCGACTGTTCAAGGCAGAAACCGGCATGACTTATCAAGATTGGCGGCAACAATGGCGCTTATTTAAAGCCATCGAACTGCTCTCAGAAAATCGACAGGTCGGCGATGTCGCAGAGCTATTGGAGTTCTCATCCAATAGTGCGTTTATTACCTTTTTCAAGCAACAAACTGGACAAACACCCCTCGCCTTCACCAAGTTGAGAGCGTAA
- a CDS encoding lipoate--protein ligase yields MKLTNKLVRYPHIDVDRAFEKEDELLQQIQNGEIGQALMLWQAKTPTLVLPAGKKWPVTLESRKQLEAQGWQLSSRKTGGAPVPQLPGVINLSHIYHWPSDEAYNIQKAYLHLCDVLTQFFRELGVDVDVHATPGSYCDGDYNLNINKQKIVGTAQRVLLKRGGGQIVLSQACILLDADLEHIVAPVNFYNQICGNPTVVEPHVHTLLSDHVTSMPNVDSLFQQLSQAFIKYA; encoded by the coding sequence TTGAAGTTAACGAATAAGCTCGTGCGTTACCCGCACATTGATGTTGATCGTGCGTTTGAAAAAGAAGATGAGCTATTGCAGCAAATACAGAACGGTGAGATTGGACAAGCCTTAATGTTGTGGCAAGCCAAAACGCCGACACTTGTTTTACCTGCAGGTAAAAAGTGGCCAGTGACGTTGGAATCTAGAAAGCAGCTTGAGGCTCAAGGTTGGCAACTCTCTTCGCGTAAAACGGGTGGCGCTCCCGTTCCCCAGCTACCGGGCGTGATTAACTTGTCGCACATTTATCATTGGCCGAGCGATGAAGCCTACAATATTCAAAAAGCCTATCTGCATTTATGTGATGTTTTAACTCAATTTTTTAGAGAGTTAGGCGTTGATGTCGATGTGCATGCGACTCCTGGTTCTTATTGCGATGGCGATTACAACCTCAACATCAACAAGCAAAAAATAGTAGGGACGGCTCAACGTGTTTTGCTCAAGCGAGGGGGCGGTCAAATCGTACTTTCCCAAGCCTGTATCTTGTTAGATGCAGACTTAGAACACATCGTTGCGCCCGTGAATTTTTATAATCAAATTTGCGGCAATCCAACCGTTGTAGAGCCACACGTTCACACGCTTTTATCTGACCATGTGACGTCCATG
- a CDS encoding TetR/AcrR family transcriptional regulator yields the protein MLREQIAASLEVAFSQQGFAEPSVAQLKTACNVSLRTLYKHFPSKEAMIVGALEYRHQRYLNFLLEASPEAGLEAVVHIFNKLQQWLEEYAPHGCMSMNAIAAFPDNELINQAVTQHKEQVRLLIGKQSLRDDLATPLFLLHEGVSSAWPVLGEEAVASAQDMVTKLLEETR from the coding sequence ATGTTGAGAGAACAGATTGCAGCAAGCCTTGAAGTGGCATTTAGCCAACAAGGCTTTGCGGAACCGAGCGTTGCGCAGCTGAAAACGGCGTGTAATGTTAGCCTAAGAACCCTATACAAACACTTCCCTTCAAAAGAAGCGATGATTGTTGGTGCATTGGAATACCGACATCAGCGCTACCTGAACTTCCTGTTAGAAGCATCTCCTGAAGCTGGCTTAGAAGCTGTCGTTCATATTTTCAATAAGCTTCAACAATGGTTAGAAGAGTATGCACCACACGGCTGCATGTCGATGAATGCGATTGCTGCGTTCCCAGATAATGAGCTTATTAACCAAGCCGTTACGCAACACAAAGAACAGGTTCGACTGCTTATTGGCAAGCAGAGCCTGCGAGATGATCTCGCAACGCCCCTGTTTTTACTTCATGAAGGCGTATCAAGCGCGTGGCCGGTATTAGGCGAAGAAGCTGTGGCATCGGCACAGGATATGGTGACAAAATTACTCGAGGAAACACGATGA
- a CDS encoding triacylglycerol lipase: MKHMISIVMMFTAIFSHLVSAAPSKGYTETQYPIVLVHGFLGFDDIQGYDYFYQIAQTLRKDGAKVFTAQVSSANTTEVRGEQLLKQVKQYLARTGAKKVNLVGHSHGGPTSRYVASVAPELVASVTSIGGVNKGSKFADLFYTVAPDGTLVNSAGANIIGYLSKITQYLSSGSTLPVDATGALKALTTHESLAFNKKYPEGVPTTECGQGAPVVTTKVNNIEHDVYYYSWSGNRLLTSPKDALVDGPLKAVSLLAFGSSILGGEENDGMVGVCSTHLGKVINDSYRMNHVDEINQVLGHTALFLSVPSIYRQHANRLKLQGL; encoded by the coding sequence ATGAAACACATGATAAGCATCGTAATGATGTTTACGGCTATCTTTAGTCACTTGGTTAGTGCTGCACCGAGTAAAGGATACACTGAGACACAATACCCAATCGTATTAGTTCATGGCTTTTTAGGCTTCGATGACATTCAAGGTTATGACTATTTTTATCAGATAGCTCAAACCTTGCGTAAAGATGGAGCCAAAGTATTCACTGCACAAGTCTCCTCAGCAAATACCACCGAGGTTCGCGGTGAGCAGCTTTTAAAGCAGGTGAAACAGTACCTTGCTCGAACAGGAGCTAAAAAAGTTAACTTGGTTGGGCATAGCCACGGCGGACCGACTTCCCGCTATGTCGCGTCGGTTGCCCCTGAGCTCGTGGCCTCTGTGACGAGTATTGGTGGAGTAAATAAAGGCTCCAAGTTTGCTGACCTTTTCTATACCGTCGCTCCCGATGGCACCTTAGTAAATAGCGCTGGCGCAAATATCATTGGGTATCTTTCGAAAATAACTCAATACCTATCGAGTGGTTCTACTTTACCGGTTGATGCTACTGGTGCGTTAAAAGCACTGACTACGCATGAGTCGTTGGCATTCAACAAGAAATACCCAGAAGGTGTACCAACAACAGAATGCGGTCAAGGTGCGCCTGTTGTTACTACGAAGGTAAACAACATCGAGCACGATGTTTACTACTACTCATGGAGTGGTAACCGATTACTGACCAGCCCGAAAGATGCGCTTGTTGATGGACCGCTGAAAGCAGTGAGCCTATTGGCTTTTGGTTCTTCAATCTTGGGTGGCGAAGAGAATGATGGAATGGTTGGTGTTTGCAGCACACACTTAGGTAAAGTGATTAACGATAGTTATCGAATGAACCATGTGGACGAAATTAACCAAGTTCTAGGGCATACGGCACTGTTTTTATCTGTTCCAAGCATTTATCGACAGCATGCGAACCGCTTAAAACTGCAGGGCTTATAA